A genomic window from Cutibacterium acnes includes:
- a CDS encoding acyl-CoA thioesterase: MPSTTAELLDLLDLEDLDLDLFRGRQPHTTWQRTFGGQVLAQALVAGARTIPERTAHSMHALFLHAGRTDLPMIFDVERIRDGRTFSTRRVNARQHGRTIFTAELSFKNREDGPEHSDPMPDCLPDPDRCPTLAQALEQMFGRPMPTVKEWDALDVRLAGDGSQLVDPNHVTHLSLWVRTTASLPDDRVVQRAILAYISDISLMAGAVMPHLGSVPSGMVVNPASLDHAMWFHRTAEADCWMLYDQVSPSASGLLGFSMGRLMQDGKLIASCCQEGVMRLVDVNDLDASVTFPLGRGT; this comes from the coding sequence GTGCCATCGACGACTGCTGAACTGCTTGACCTGCTCGATCTTGAAGACCTCGATCTCGATCTGTTTCGAGGCCGGCAACCACACACGACGTGGCAGCGGACCTTCGGGGGCCAGGTACTGGCTCAGGCTCTGGTTGCTGGTGCCCGCACTATTCCTGAGCGGACCGCCCATTCCATGCACGCGCTGTTCCTACATGCTGGACGCACCGATCTGCCGATGATCTTTGATGTCGAGAGAATTCGTGACGGTCGCACCTTCAGCACTCGCCGTGTCAACGCTCGCCAACACGGTCGGACGATCTTCACCGCGGAACTGTCCTTCAAGAACCGCGAGGACGGCCCGGAGCACTCCGATCCGATGCCGGACTGTCTTCCGGACCCGGATCGCTGTCCGACCCTAGCCCAGGCCCTCGAACAGATGTTCGGGCGACCTATGCCCACCGTCAAGGAGTGGGATGCGCTCGACGTGCGGTTGGCCGGTGACGGATCGCAGCTCGTCGATCCCAACCACGTCACCCACTTGAGTTTGTGGGTACGCACCACCGCGAGCCTTCCTGACGACCGCGTTGTGCAGCGTGCGATCCTCGCCTACATTTCCGATATCAGTCTCATGGCTGGTGCTGTTATGCCACACCTGGGATCGGTGCCATCGGGTATGGTCGTCAATCCGGCATCGCTGGATCACGCCATGTGGTTCCACCGGACTGCCGAGGCCGACTGCTGGATGCTCTACGACCAGGTTTCTCCGAGCGCATCAGGCCTGCTCGGTTTCTCCATGGGCCGACTGATGCAGGATGGCAAACTCATCGCGTCCTGCTGCCAGGAGGGGGTCATGAGGCTGGTAGATGTGAACGACCTCGACGCCTCAGTAACGTTTCCGCTTGGCCGTGGCACGTGA
- a CDS encoding RNA polymerase sigma factor yields the protein MERIPVSTTTSSTANTAADEEAKIATARKSTRSTSAKTGTTGRAKKTTATKASQSSAHKSAGGAKTPTAKSSGAKTTTKPTSTKTAAKSTKTAASKTTKSSGTKTVGNASSGGAKKSTTKRRTTKAKKETTVAEAASGEVDVTVERDGDDVVLTIGGKKRSLDDVDERDYDPAEAAKDEQQINKETEAFSLSDNDDADEPEQTVMVAGATADPVKDYLKQIGKVALLNAVEEVDLAKRIEAGLFAGEQLADPDAKIREKDREDYEWIAEDGKVAKNHLLEANLRLVVSLAKRYTGRGMLFLDLIQEGNLGLIRAVEKFDYTKGYKFSTYATWWIKQAITRAMADQARTIRIPVHMVEVINKLARVQRQMLQDLGREPTPEELASELDMTAEKVIEVQKYGREPISLHTPLGEDGDSEFGDLIEDSEAIVPADAVNFTLLQEQLHDVLDTLSEREAGVVSMRFGLTDGQPKTLDEIGKVYGVTRERIRQIESKTMSKLRHPSRSQVLRDYLD from the coding sequence TTGGAGAGGATACCCGTGTCGACCACCACGTCCAGCACTGCAAACACCGCTGCAGACGAGGAGGCGAAGATAGCCACCGCGAGGAAGAGTACACGTTCCACCTCTGCTAAGACCGGTACGACCGGTCGGGCGAAGAAGACCACTGCGACGAAGGCAAGCCAGTCGTCGGCTCACAAGTCCGCTGGTGGGGCCAAGACTCCCACGGCTAAGTCATCTGGGGCCAAAACCACGACGAAGCCCACCAGCACTAAGACGGCCGCGAAGTCCACCAAGACAGCGGCGAGTAAGACGACGAAGTCTTCGGGTACGAAGACTGTTGGAAACGCGTCGTCCGGTGGTGCCAAAAAGTCGACAACTAAGAGGCGGACCACTAAGGCGAAGAAGGAAACGACCGTCGCCGAAGCCGCATCCGGTGAGGTCGATGTGACCGTGGAGCGCGACGGTGACGACGTTGTGCTGACTATTGGCGGCAAGAAGCGCTCCCTCGACGATGTTGACGAGCGTGACTACGACCCGGCCGAGGCTGCTAAGGACGAGCAGCAGATCAACAAGGAGACCGAGGCGTTCTCCTTGTCTGATAACGATGACGCTGACGAGCCCGAGCAGACCGTCATGGTCGCCGGCGCTACCGCAGATCCCGTTAAGGATTACCTTAAGCAGATCGGCAAAGTAGCTCTGCTCAATGCCGTCGAAGAGGTTGATCTCGCCAAGCGCATTGAGGCCGGTCTGTTTGCCGGCGAGCAGCTAGCCGACCCGGATGCCAAGATCCGGGAGAAGGACCGCGAGGATTACGAGTGGATCGCCGAGGACGGCAAGGTGGCGAAGAACCACCTATTGGAGGCCAACCTCCGTCTGGTCGTCTCCTTGGCTAAGCGTTACACCGGTCGCGGCATGCTCTTCCTTGACCTCATTCAGGAGGGCAACCTCGGTCTCATTCGTGCCGTCGAGAAATTCGACTACACCAAGGGCTACAAATTCTCTACGTACGCGACGTGGTGGATCAAGCAGGCCATTACCCGCGCCATGGCCGACCAGGCTCGTACTATTCGTATCCCTGTGCATATGGTCGAGGTCATCAACAAGCTGGCTCGCGTCCAGCGTCAGATGCTCCAGGACCTAGGTCGTGAGCCCACCCCGGAAGAGCTTGCCAGCGAACTCGATATGACCGCAGAGAAGGTCATTGAGGTGCAGAAATACGGTCGCGAGCCGATCTCGCTGCATACCCCACTGGGTGAGGATGGCGATTCTGAGTTTGGTGACCTTATTGAGGATTCTGAGGCCATCGTGCCAGCAGACGCCGTCAACTTCACCCTGTTGCAGGAGCAGCTGCATGATGTCCTCGATACCTTGTCCGAGCGAGAGGCCGGTGTTGTGTCGATGCGATTCGGCTTGACCGACGGACAGCCCAAGACCCTGGATGAGATCGGCAAGGTCTACGGTGTTACTCGGGAGCGCATCCGCCAGATCGAGTCCAAGACCATGTCGAAACTGCGTCATCCGAGTCGCTCTCAGGTACTGCGCGACTACCTCGACTGA
- a CDS encoding RNA polymerase sigma factor RpoD/SigA yields the protein MDTKSRVRTTDGIDGKDAVGLYLDGIARTPLLNAAEEVALARRIEAGVFARAILEGHAETTSDTTTKELHQIAADGDEALAHFVRANLRLVVSVARKYGRSQMPLLDLVQEGNTGLIRAVEKFDYAKGFKFSTYATWWVRQAISRGIAQQGRIVRLPVHVAEQVNQVSAARRNLERQLGREPETFEIADELEITEERVIELIRFGRDHVSLDAPVEDDGDTSLGDLIARETSPGPDDIVLDAEDRSRLEGLLDDLDERSADVVRRRYGLVDGRQAKLADIGKVWGITAERVRQIERAALASMRQRNLATMAA from the coding sequence ATGGACACCAAGTCCCGGGTTCGTACCACCGATGGCATTGATGGTAAGGACGCAGTCGGCCTCTACCTAGACGGGATCGCCCGCACGCCCCTACTCAACGCCGCAGAGGAGGTTGCGTTAGCCCGCCGGATCGAAGCGGGCGTGTTTGCACGCGCCATTCTCGAAGGCCACGCGGAAACCACATCGGATACCACCACTAAGGAACTACACCAGATTGCAGCCGACGGAGACGAAGCCCTGGCCCACTTCGTGCGCGCTAACCTGCGTCTGGTCGTGTCGGTGGCCCGCAAATACGGTCGGTCTCAGATGCCGTTACTTGACCTCGTGCAGGAAGGCAATACCGGGCTCATACGCGCCGTCGAGAAGTTCGACTACGCCAAGGGATTCAAGTTCTCGACCTACGCCACCTGGTGGGTCCGTCAGGCTATCAGCCGAGGCATCGCGCAGCAGGGTCGCATCGTCCGCCTTCCGGTGCACGTCGCTGAACAGGTGAATCAGGTGTCGGCTGCCCGCCGCAACCTCGAGCGTCAGCTGGGTCGCGAGCCCGAAACCTTCGAAATCGCCGACGAGTTGGAGATCACCGAGGAGCGTGTCATCGAGCTCATCCGCTTTGGACGTGACCACGTCTCTCTCGACGCTCCGGTTGAGGACGACGGCGACACTAGCCTGGGCGACCTCATCGCCCGCGAGACCTCTCCTGGTCCTGACGACATTGTGCTCGACGCCGAGGACCGCAGTCGACTTGAAGGGCTCCTTGACGATCTCGACGAGCGCTCTGCCGACGTGGTGCGTCGCCGCTACGGACTCGTCGATGGACGCCAAGCCAAGCTTGCCGACATCGGCAAGGTGTGGGGAATCACCGCCGAACGTGTGCGTCAGATCGAACGTGCTGCCCTAGCCAGCATGCGTCAACGTAACCTCGCCACGATGGCGGCCTGA
- a CDS encoding glycoside hydrolase family 2 protein — MSAPFQLTSSDPNVIDPVGLAADTHEWIEAVVPGGVHETLIAAGIIAHPYVEDHEKDCRWVEDRAWWYRGTVPIPAGDDPLVLTLTGVDTVADIWVNGHHVGRHANQYRPFQVTLPPIDANKAKVLIRFAPPLDGLAEPPATRAMVNAVSDFLNAAAPQNLDAEPGSGILTLDLAATRRRKGMFSWGWDFAPRIPSIGLTGPVELTRRSPIEVSHHVDTMAIGDGDSADVNVVVSTVHHDGPAPCTVDVTLTSPDGDRVSGHAQFKHGSATVDLQLDNPQLWWTHDLGKPSLYQVDIKICDKDANTIATDSGMAGIRTIEVDCSPDTDDPEIDGPARHFTFIINGVPVFARGANLVPQSMLPGSVTPQQDHDLVRACRDANMTMVRVWGGGVYASDAFMTACDEYGILVWHDFMFACIDYPGDDEEFMSEVRTEADYQTRRLANHPSLALWAGGNEVQAMHQAVWNNLNPGPWGSEIFDEVLPEAVRRNSPTVNYWANSPATDVDTDPRVNGTRAGDRHAWEVWHGADVGAGTHEDYSSPAEAMHYHRYSYDTGRFISEFGIHASADLPALGRWLGNDHLNLDDPILLARNKDTPKAKGMALIDYEVGKPTSVQSYVTYSQVVQAEGLKFGIEHYRRRWPHCAGALVWQLNEPWPGMTWSLLDHDLGAKPGYYATARAFAPALSILRLTDDSLEVWVSNARPTRVTDTVTVTIEGFDGSIDQTHRVKVSVPASTSQMVWSVPRAQIPVNGSHYIWVEGSVLPANRLFLTRIGDLNLPEAHLDVKVDVTEPTTATVTVATTTFAYFVRVLTPWPGARPDISALDLRPGTKAVVTVTGLPEGFDPDEITVRHFLDDVDR, encoded by the coding sequence ATGAGTGCACCATTCCAGCTGACCTCTAGCGATCCGAATGTCATCGATCCTGTCGGATTAGCCGCAGATACCCACGAGTGGATCGAGGCGGTGGTGCCAGGAGGAGTGCACGAAACCCTGATAGCGGCTGGGATCATCGCTCATCCATATGTAGAGGATCACGAAAAAGACTGTCGTTGGGTGGAGGATCGCGCCTGGTGGTATCGCGGAACGGTGCCGATCCCGGCGGGAGACGATCCGCTCGTATTGACCCTGACCGGCGTCGATACCGTTGCAGACATCTGGGTCAACGGACACCACGTCGGTCGTCATGCCAACCAGTACCGACCCTTCCAGGTTACGCTTCCGCCCATCGACGCCAACAAAGCCAAAGTACTCATCCGCTTCGCACCGCCATTAGATGGCCTGGCCGAGCCGCCAGCCACGAGAGCTATGGTCAACGCCGTCAGTGACTTCCTTAATGCCGCGGCCCCTCAGAACCTGGACGCCGAGCCTGGCTCGGGGATTCTCACCCTCGATCTGGCCGCGACTCGACGCCGTAAAGGCATGTTCTCGTGGGGATGGGATTTTGCTCCCCGTATCCCCTCGATCGGCCTGACGGGTCCCGTGGAGTTGACCCGTCGTTCACCGATCGAGGTGAGCCATCACGTCGACACGATGGCCATCGGTGACGGCGACAGTGCAGACGTCAACGTCGTGGTGTCCACTGTCCACCACGACGGCCCTGCACCCTGTACCGTTGATGTCACCCTCACTTCGCCAGATGGTGATCGCGTCAGTGGACACGCCCAATTCAAACATGGTTCAGCCACCGTGGATCTCCAGCTGGATAACCCGCAACTGTGGTGGACCCATGACCTGGGCAAGCCTTCCCTCTACCAGGTCGACATCAAGATCTGCGATAAGGACGCCAACACGATCGCTACTGATTCCGGCATGGCAGGTATCCGCACCATCGAGGTGGACTGCTCCCCCGACACAGACGATCCCGAAATCGACGGGCCTGCCCGTCACTTCACGTTCATTATCAATGGCGTGCCAGTCTTTGCCCGTGGCGCCAATCTGGTCCCGCAGTCGATGCTGCCGGGATCGGTGACTCCCCAGCAGGATCACGACCTTGTCCGAGCCTGCCGCGATGCCAATATGACGATGGTGCGCGTCTGGGGCGGCGGTGTCTACGCTTCCGACGCCTTCATGACTGCCTGTGACGAATACGGCATCCTCGTGTGGCACGACTTTATGTTCGCCTGCATTGACTATCCCGGCGACGATGAAGAGTTCATGTCCGAGGTCCGTACCGAGGCTGACTATCAAACCCGCCGTCTCGCTAATCATCCGAGTCTGGCGCTGTGGGCTGGAGGCAATGAGGTGCAGGCCATGCACCAGGCGGTCTGGAATAATCTTAACCCGGGCCCATGGGGATCCGAGATCTTCGACGAGGTCTTGCCTGAGGCGGTTCGTCGCAACAGCCCCACCGTGAACTATTGGGCCAACAGCCCGGCCACTGATGTTGACACCGACCCTCGCGTTAATGGCACCAGGGCCGGTGATCGTCACGCATGGGAAGTGTGGCATGGCGCGGACGTGGGAGCAGGGACGCACGAGGATTATTCCAGCCCTGCCGAAGCCATGCACTATCACCGCTATAGCTATGACACCGGGCGGTTCATTAGCGAGTTTGGCATCCACGCCAGTGCTGACCTACCCGCCCTCGGCAGGTGGTTAGGGAATGATCACCTCAACCTCGACGACCCCATTCTTCTCGCGCGTAATAAGGACACCCCGAAGGCCAAAGGGATGGCCCTCATTGATTACGAAGTAGGCAAACCGACATCGGTTCAGTCCTACGTCACCTACAGCCAGGTGGTGCAGGCCGAGGGACTCAAATTCGGCATCGAGCATTACCGGCGCCGTTGGCCTCACTGCGCTGGCGCCCTAGTGTGGCAGCTCAATGAACCTTGGCCTGGAATGACGTGGTCCCTGCTCGACCACGACCTCGGGGCCAAGCCGGGCTACTACGCTACAGCTCGAGCCTTCGCCCCGGCGCTGTCCATCCTGCGCCTGACTGACGATTCACTGGAGGTATGGGTCAGCAATGCGCGTCCCACCCGAGTCACCGATACCGTGACAGTCACAATCGAAGGATTTGACGGAAGCATCGACCAGACACATCGAGTCAAAGTATCCGTTCCTGCGTCCACCTCCCAGATGGTGTGGTCAGTACCGCGCGCCCAGATCCCCGTCAACGGCAGCCACTACATATGGGTCGAAGGATCGGTTCTGCCTGCTAACCGACTCTTCCTGACACGCATCGGCGACCTCAACTTGCCCGAGGCGCACCTCGACGTCAAGGTAGACGTGACGGAACCAACTACGGCCACAGTGACGGTGGCAACGACGACGTTCGCCTACTTTGTGCGAGTTCTGACGCCGTGGCCGGGTGCGCGACCCGACATCTCAGCCCTTGATCTACGTCCCGGAACGAAGGCCGTCGTCACTGTGACTGGTCTTCCCGAAGGGTTCGACCCCGATGAGATCACAGTTCGCCACTTCCTCGACGACGTTGACCGATGA
- a CDS encoding TetR/AcrR family transcriptional regulator, which produces MAVTTKSLTRRGPYAKGVARRAEILDVALRLYGASSGERPTLAAIAAEVGLTEAGVLHYFGSMDELFVAILEARDAHAVDAGGLTDPDHVWAYLAQTTRTPGLTKLFVDMSVAAADPYHPAHTFMERHRQRVHDVVRMALGIDDEQAIRLVVAAAEGLQMRWIQNQATDIAGDLEALARVLTTRSVVSKETLPKARDDLESQ; this is translated from the coding sequence ATGGCAGTGACGACGAAGAGCCTCACCCGACGTGGACCATACGCTAAGGGGGTTGCTCGTAGGGCTGAGATTCTTGACGTCGCTCTGCGGCTCTATGGCGCAAGTTCGGGGGAGCGGCCCACACTGGCCGCCATCGCTGCCGAAGTTGGGCTCACGGAGGCAGGCGTTCTGCACTACTTCGGATCGATGGACGAATTATTCGTGGCGATTCTTGAAGCTCGTGACGCTCACGCGGTCGATGCTGGTGGCCTCACCGACCCTGACCATGTGTGGGCATACTTGGCTCAGACGACCCGCACTCCGGGGCTGACCAAGCTCTTTGTCGACATGAGTGTGGCCGCCGCCGATCCCTATCACCCGGCCCATACTTTCATGGAGCGACACCGTCAGCGAGTTCACGACGTCGTCAGAATGGCCCTCGGGATCGACGATGAGCAGGCCATCCGACTGGTAGTTGCCGCGGCTGAGGGCTTGCAGATGCGGTGGATACAGAACCAGGCAACTGATATCGCGGGCGATCTTGAGGCGTTAGCTCGAGTACTGACTACTCGCTCAGTGGTCAGTAAGGAAACGTTGCCCAAGGCTCGTGACGACCTGGAATCCCAGTGA
- a CDS encoding alpha/beta hydrolase gives MSREYGGRVADTKTSRHSWLRITSGLVGLILTLPVLAWSVAAILPSHNALTFISSVLVGSLAVPALVIAVIAFVLALLGRGGLRVVAVVFSVMALIVPVAATATTAWITDRAGGRINVVSAAAVSSMSDHPDETVRYGSGPDETAQIYRAHNHNAPVLVDIHGGGWSTDATMPATLRWFSDHGWLVIRPSYTLATQGHPTWNTAPKQVACAWAWSLSHVKELGGDPSQVSIMGDSAGGGMAINLAYGAASGKLKSSCGSIRAPKSVLALYPTVDVGTVESVTTLSAGNAAKMYIGGTPKQFPDRYRAVNSSTWITPQAPPTMVIQGNHDTFVPPSSVRKFVNRARQAGVRVDHVQLPMLNHAFDSQARNSLGFQVVTSLGQRFLTDH, from the coding sequence ATGTCCCGTGAGTACGGTGGACGCGTGGCTGACACGAAAACCTCCCGTCATTCCTGGCTACGCATCACTTCCGGTCTCGTCGGGCTGATCCTGACCCTGCCGGTACTGGCGTGGTCAGTGGCCGCGATCCTCCCCTCACACAATGCCCTCACCTTCATCTCCTCCGTTCTGGTGGGATCGTTGGCTGTACCGGCTCTGGTCATCGCCGTCATCGCCTTCGTCCTCGCTCTTCTGGGACGAGGTGGTCTGCGAGTGGTGGCCGTTGTCTTCTCGGTGATGGCCCTCATCGTGCCAGTGGCGGCAACGGCGACGACGGCGTGGATCACGGACCGCGCCGGTGGACGTATCAACGTCGTCTCGGCAGCTGCGGTGTCGTCGATGTCCGACCACCCTGACGAAACGGTCCGGTATGGATCCGGCCCTGACGAGACGGCCCAGATCTACCGTGCCCATAACCACAATGCCCCGGTACTTGTCGACATTCATGGTGGAGGATGGAGCACCGACGCCACCATGCCCGCCACGTTGAGATGGTTTTCCGATCATGGCTGGTTAGTCATTCGCCCCTCGTACACCCTGGCCACCCAGGGCCACCCCACCTGGAATACCGCCCCAAAACAGGTCGCATGTGCCTGGGCCTGGAGCCTGTCCCACGTGAAAGAACTCGGTGGCGACCCTTCACAGGTATCGATCATGGGTGATTCCGCTGGTGGTGGAATGGCCATTAATCTCGCCTACGGCGCCGCCAGTGGAAAGTTGAAGAGTTCCTGCGGCTCAATACGGGCCCCGAAGTCAGTCCTCGCCCTCTATCCAACGGTGGATGTCGGTACCGTCGAGTCGGTCACCACACTGAGCGCGGGCAATGCCGCCAAAATGTATATCGGTGGCACCCCCAAGCAATTCCCCGACCGTTATCGCGCTGTCAACAGTTCCACCTGGATCACTCCTCAGGCACCACCAACAATGGTGATCCAGGGAAATCACGACACCTTTGTTCCGCCATCCAGTGTGCGGAAATTCGTCAATCGTGCCCGCCAGGCTGGAGTCCGGGTCGATCACGTACAGTTACCGATGCTCAATCACGCTTTCGATTCCCAGGCGCGCAACTCACTGGGATTCCAGGTCGTCACGAGCCTTGGGCAACGTTTCCTTACTGACCACTGA